A stretch of DNA from Alicyclobacillus acidocaldarius subsp. acidocaldarius Tc-4-1:
GCAGACCATCTCGCTGCAACATCAGAACCTGCTGCACGCTCTGGGCGAGTGGAACGAGAAGGATTGGGCTCAGCTTGAGTCGTTCAGCCAGCGATTCAGCGAGTGGGCGCAGCTCACGGCCCGCCAACTCGAAGCGACGCGCGAGACGGTCGAGCGGAGGCTCCAGTATCTGCAAGAGGAAAACCGCAAGGAACTCGAGCGCATGCGCCTGACGGTCGACGAAAAGCTTCATCAGACGCTCGAGCGCCGCCTGGGTGAGTCGTTCCAGCTCGTGAGTCAGCGCCTCGAGCAGGTGCACCAGGGCCTCGGCGAGATGCAGTCACTCGCCGCTGGCGTCGGCGATCTCAAGCGCGTCCTTTCCAACGTGAAGGCGCGCGGAATTCTCGGGGAGGTCCAGTTGGATGCACTCCTCGAACAGCTGATGAGCCCCGAGCAGTATGCGCGAAACGTCGCGGTCAAGCCGGGATCGGACGAGCGCGTTGACTTTGCCATCCGGCTGCCCGGACGGGAGGGGGACGATCCCGTCTGGCTGCCCATCGACGCCAAGTTTCCGCTCGAAGACTATCAGCGGCTCGTGGACGCGCAGGATGCGGGCGACCAGGCTGGATTCCTGGAGGCGGCGAAGGCGCTTGAGGCGCGCATCCGCGACGAGGCAAAGTCCATCCGCCAAAAGTACATCGCCCCGCCTCACACCACCGAGTTCGCGCTCCTCTTCCTTCCAATAGAAGGGCTGTTCGCCGAGGTCCTGCGCCGAAGTGGCTTGTGGGAGTCGCTGTCGCGCGAGTACCGCGTGATTGTCACCGGGCCGACGACGCTCACGGCGCTCCTCAACAGCCTGCAGATGGGATTTCGTACGCTCGCGATTCAGAAGCGTTCAAGCGAGGTCTGGCAACTGCTCGGCGCGATTCGGACGGAGTTCGGTAAGTTCGGCGAGCTGCTCGCGCGAACGCGCAAAAAGCTGGAGGAAGCATCGAATGCCATCGATCGCGCCGCGACGCGATCGCGCCAAATCGAGCGAAAGCTCGTGGCCGTCGAGGCGCAGCCGGAGCTTCCGGATGCCTCCTGGGGAGAAGACGCGTAAACCAGTAGGGCAGCACGGGCTGCGTGCCCGCGCTGCTTTTTTCAGTGTTTGTGGCTCGTCTTGATGCGGCGCCATTTGCGGTCGTCGTTGGTGGTCTCGGGGAACCGTTCGCCTTTGTGAAGGTATACGCGCTTCGGATGGTGGAGATCCTCGCTGTCGGGATGCACCCCCACCTCGATGTAGACGCCGTTGTTCGGCGCTTTGTACCCCGGCGTGAATTCGGATCGCTCGCCCACGGCCATCACCTCAGGCATAGCATGTCCGGAACGCGCGGCTGCATGACCGGAGCTTGTTTCCTGGTCTCGTCATCCGAGTGCGCTCACGAGCGCAGGCGCGAGGCCGAGCGTGATGAACGCCGCGACAATCATCGCGAGGCTCGAGCACGTGCCTTCCATGGCGCCATATTCGAACGCGCGCGCGGTGCCAATGCCGTGCGAGCCCATGCCGAACAGCGCGCCGCGGGCCACGGGGGATTTGAGGCGCAACAGCCGCAAGAGCCACGGTCCCACGACGACGCCGGTGATGCCGGTCAAAATGACGAATACGGCCGTCAAGGTCGGGATGCCGCCAATGGCCTGCGAAATGTCCATGGCGATAGGCGTCGTGACCGATCTCGGCGCGATGCTCGTCACCACGGCGTGGTTGAGGTGCAACAGCCTGGCCAAAAGGACCGAACCCGTGATCCCAGTGGCGGATCCGAAGGTGAGGCTCACCAAAAACTCCGGCCAGTGCGCCTTGAGAACGGGAAAGTGGCGGTGCAAGGGCACCGCGAAGGCCACAGTCGCTGGGCCGAGGAGCGAGGTCAGCCAGCGAGCGGAGGCGTCATACGTGGCGTAGGACACGTGCGCGAAGTGCAGGAACAGGACGAGCGCCACGAGCGACGTGATCATAGGGTTGAGGAAGACCACGTGGAAGCGGCGATACAGCGCTTTGCAAGCGGCGTAAGCTATCAGCGTGGATGCGAGGCCGAGCCACATCACGACGCGTTCGCCTCCCGCGACGGGTTCTGTTCAACGCGGGGCGTCCGGTTGCGTGCGCGCCACACCGCTTCCGCCACGCCTCCGGTGACCACCATCACCAGTACGGTGCCCACGGCAACAACGGCGACGACCTTCCAGCCGTCCTGTCGCATGAGCGGCGCATAAGCCATCACGCCCACCGAGGACGGAATGAAAAACAGCAGGAGCTCTCGAATGAGAAGATCTGCGCCTTGCTCCACCCAGCGCAATTTCACGATGCCGGATTGAAGCAGTGCAAACACCAGGGCCACGCCCAGGATGCTGCCCGGGACAGGCAGGTGCAGCCACCGCACCACAGCGTTGCAAAGCGCCGTGACGGCATAGAGCCCTGCGATTTGTACAAGCGCGATCCCGACATCTCTCAGGCGAGATGGTTGAAGGAATGATGGCACGAATGACCGCACGTGAATCCCCCCAGACAGTGCGATGCTTTGCTGATTTCAGGATACGCCACACAAAATGAGACGTCTAATATATAATTTTATTGTTAATGATATGTATCGTGAATCAAAAGTCCGAAGGGGCGGATGGATACGGAATTGCGCCAACTCGAATACTTCGTGGCCGTGGCCGAGGAACTTCACTTCGGAAGGGCGGCCAAGCGCCTGGGTCTCACTCAGCCCCCGCTCAGTCAACAGATTCAAAAGCTCGAGGACGAAATTGGCGTGACCCTGTTCGACAGGACGAACCGGCGCGTGCAACTGACGCACGCGGGCCGCGCGCTGCTCGCAGAAGCGCGGAAGGTGCTCGCCGACGCGCAGACGGCGGTGAAAGCGGCTCGAGACGCGGCCGCGGGCCGAGTGGGAAGGCTGTCCGTGGCGTTCGTGGGGTCTGCGACGTACGGCTGGCTGCCCGAGGTCATACGCGCGTACCAGGAACGGCATCCCGACGTCGAACTCGTGCTCAGGGAGATGCCTACGCCGGCGCAGATGGAGGCGCTCACTGCGGGCGAGGTGGACGTGGGGGTGGTTCGGCTGCCCGCGCAGCATCCGGATCTCCACATCCGGCTCGTCGAGCGGGACGACTGCGTCGCTGTGGTGCCGAGCGAGCACTCGCTGGTGGCGCGATCGTCGCTCTTCTTGGTGGAACTCGCGGAGGAGTCGTTTGTGCTGGTGTCCCGCGCCATCTGGCCGGGACTTTACGACGGGTTTATCACGCTCGCGCGCGCACTGGGGTTTGAACCACGGGTGCGGCTCGAGGTGACGGAAGTGCAGACAGCCGTGGGGCTCGTGGCGGCGGGACTCGGCGTCAGCATCGTCCCGAGCGCCGCGGAGCGCGTGCACCGTCGCGATGTCCGCTATCTGCACATCGATGGCCAGTCACCTACGGTCGAGCTCGGCGTGGCGTGGCGCCGTCGGGACACGTCTCCTTTGGTGGCCGCGTTTTTGGCGATTGCCGAGTCGGTTCGATCAGGGCTATCGTAGGCCATGTCGGCCTCACCGCGGGCGTCACCGCAGGCGCATGGCGTCGGGGACGCTCACCACCACCGCGCGCGCCTCGACGCACACCGTGTCGCCGGAGAAGACCAGGGTCTCGATCACGGCCTTGCGATCCGTCACCTCGACCACGCGTCCCACGGCGCGCAGGGTTGCCCCCATGGGCGTGGGCTTGCGGTACTCCACATGCAGGGAGGCCGTCACGCAGCGCGGCACGGGTGTGCCATCCCCCAGTTGTCCTCCTGCGGCCCGCAGCAGCGCGAGCGACCCAGAGCCGGTGCTGTGACAGTCGACAAGGCAGGCCAGGTAGCCGCCGTACACAAAGCCCGGCACCGCCGTGTACATAGGGTCAGGTTGCGCTTCCGTGACGGTGACGTCGCCGTCCCAGCGCGTCCGAAAGTGATGTCCGTGCTCGTTGAGTCGACCGCACCCGTAGCACCAGGCGAAGTCGTCCGCATAGTGGTCCTGAACGTAAGGCGAGACGCACATGTCAGGAGGCTCCCTTCGGCTTGGATTCATTTCCGGCGTGGTCACCGGGGTGGGTGAGGCTCAGGCGCCGCATCCAAGCGGCGACAGCGCGAGAATCGGCGTCGTCTTGGGATTCAAGCGCTTCCACGACGCGCGCACGGACTTCGGGTGGCTTGTTCTGGCTGAGTTTCGCCGCCGCCTCGATTCGCGCAATGTCGATGCGAAACGCGACGATGCCGCGCATTAGGTTTCGATAGTACGCGCGATCGCGGTCGGCGGGAAGTGGGGACCGCGGATCGTACGCGAAGACGAGGCGCTGCAAAAGATCCGCGACGGTTTCCTCATCTTCGATCACGCGCGCGCGGCCGTACACGTGGACGGCGACGTAGTTCCACGTCGGTACCTGCTCAGCAAGTCCGTACCAGGCGGGTGAGACATAGGCGTGCGGCCCCTGAAAGACGGCCAGGCACTGAGCCTCATGAAGATGCTTGGCCTGGAGATTGGCCCGCGCCAGGTGTCCGAAGAGCGCCGCCTCGACCGGATCGTAGACGAGAGGGACGTGAGTCGCCATGATGTCTTCGCCGACCGAGGTCACGAGGACGGCAAAGCTGTGCTCGCGAAGCACGGTTTCGATGAGACGCGCGTCTTTTAGTTGAAAGGATCTTGGGATGTACATGAGCCACCTCCCCCGTGGATGGGACGACCCAGACTCAACGTCCTGTCGATCTCCAGAATAACACGGAATGGAAGATCCGTCTGCGACCTCTCTTGACATTCTCGCGGAGTCTGGTATGCTTACGATAGTCAAGCAAGCGCTTGTTTTGGTCGAACCGGAGGTGTCGGCGGTGGGGACGGGGTCCATTTTGGCGCGCGGTTCACTGGCACACGTCGGCCGCTACGCGCCCGGCAAGCCCATTGAAGAGGTTCAGCGCGAACTCGGCCTCGCGCGCGTCATCAAATTGGCTTCCAATGAAAACGCTTACGGATGTTCACCGAAAGCCGTGGCGGCCGTCTCGGAGGAGATGGCGCGCGCGGCGCTGTATCCCGAGTCTTTTTCGCCTGCGCTCGCGCAAAAGCTTTCCGTGAGGCTCGGCGTCCGCGAAGATCAGTTGCTGTTCGGCAACGGCTCTGACGAGATCATCGGCCTGTTGACGCGCGCATTTCTCGAGGTAGGCGACGAGGTGGTCATGGCCGATCCCACCTTCACGCGCTACGAGCAGAACGTGGCCATCGAAGGCGGGGTTTCGGTCAAGGTGCCTTGCCGCGATGGCGTACACGATCTCGACGCCATGCTCGGCGCCATCACGGCGAAGACCAAGCTCGTCTTCGTGTGCAATCCCAACAATCCCACGGGCACGACCGTCGGCAAGGATGCCTTGCGTCAGTTCATCGAACAGGTGCCCGACCGCGTGATGGTGGTCGTGGATGAGGCGTACTACGAGTACGTCACGTCGGATGACTACTTGCAGACGCTTCCGCTGCTCGACGCGCATCCGAATCTCGTCGTCCTGCGCACGTTCAGCAAAATCTACGGGCTCGCGGGGCTCCGCATTGGATACGCCGCGCTGCACCCGGACGTGGCCTCCGTACTACACAAGGTAAGAGGGCCATTCAACACCAGTCGTTTGGCGCAGGTGGCCGCGCTCGCCTCCCTGGACGATCCGGACTTCGTCGCGATGTGCCGCGAGCAAAACGCCAAAGAGCGGGACCGCGTCGCCCAGGCGCTTCGCGAGATGGGCCTTCGCGTTTATCCGTCGCAGACCAACTTTCTTCTGTTTGAAGTGCCTGGATCCGGCGCGGCGGTCGCCGATCGCCTGTTGCGCCAGGGTATCATCGTCCGAGCCGGGGAAGGGCTCGGCGTTCCCGGGACGGTGCGGGTCTCGCTGGGAACGCCCGAGGAGAACGACGCATTTCTTCGCGCTATGAAGCATTCCATCGAATGAGGAGGTCTTGGCATGTTGGCCGAACACGATAGGGCAGAGCGGCTCACGGAAATCGCCAAGGCGGAAGGGTTGTACGAGGAGATTCACCTGCTGAAGGAAGACGGCACGCTGGCGGGGCCGGTGGACGACATCCCGCCCGAGGTCATGGTGGCGATGTACCGCCACATGGTGTTCTCCCGCGCGTTTGACCGGAAGGCCATTGCGCTGCAGCGGCAGGGGCGCATCGGCACCTACGCGCCGTTCGAGGGCCAGGAGGCCGCGCAGGTGGCGAGCGCTATGGCGCTCGCGCCGGAGGACTTTGTGTTCCCGTCGTATCGCGATCACGCCGCCACGATGGTGCTCGGTCAGTCGCCCGCAAACGTCCTTCTCTACTGGTCGGGGCGCGTGGAGGGCATTCGCAGTCCGGAGGGCAGGCACATCCTTCCGCCCAGCGTGCCGATTGCGACGCACGTGTTGCACGCCGTCGGCGCCGCCTGGGCCAGCCGGTATCGCAAGGAGAGCGCGGTCAGCATCGCGTACTTCGGCGACGGCGCGACGAGCGAGGGCGATTTTCATGAGGCGCTGAACTTCGCAGGCGTCTTCCACTTGCCGGTGATTTTCTTCTGCCAAAACAACGGGTACGCCATCAGCGTCCCGTTTGCTCGCCAGTCCGCATCCCGCACCATTGCCCAGCGCGCCATCGCGTACGACATCGTGGGCGTGCGCGTGGACGGCAACGACGCGTTCGCGGTGTACCGCGCCGTGAAGGAGGCCAGGTCGCGCGCGCTGCACGGCCTCGGGCCGACGCTCATCGAGGCGGTGACCTTCCGTATGGGCGCGCACACGACGGCGGACGATCCGACGCGCTACCGCGATCAGAAGGCGGTCGTGGAGGCGTGGCAGAAGAGAGATCCCATTGTGCGCCTGCGCCTGTACCTCGAGTCGCAAAAGCTGTGGTCGGAAGCCGACGAGGCGAAGCTTCAGGATGAGGTCAAGAGGCGGGTGGAGGCGGCTGTGGAGGAGGCGCTCGCCATCGCGCCGCCCGACATGGAGATGATGTTCGATCACGTCTACGCGGAAGAGCCATGGCATCTGGCCGCCGAGCGCGAGGAGTACCGCAGGACCCGCGAGGGGGTGTCCGTATGAGCAGGATGTTGAACTTGGTCCAGGCCATCAACGAGGCGCTCGATCTGAAGCTCGCGGACGATGCGCGCGTCGTGCTCCTCGGCGAGGACATCGGTAAAAACGGCGGGGTGTTTCGCGCGACCGACGGCCTTCTCGAGAAGTACGGCGAGGAGCGCGTGATCGACACGCCGCTCGCGGAGTCGGCCATTATCGGCACCTCCATCGGGATGGCGGTCAACGGCCTTATCCCGGTGCCAGAGATTCAGTTCTTGGCGTTCATCTTCCCTGCGCTGGATCAGCTGTTTTCGCATGTCGCCCGAATGAGGTATCGATCGCAGGGGCAGTTCCCGGTGCCGATGACCATCCGCACGCCGTACGGCGCGGGCATTCACGGCCCGGAACTCCACGCCGAGAGCGTGGAAAGTTTCTTCGCGCACACGCCGGGGCTGAAGGTGGTTGTCCCGAGCGGCCCGTACGACGCCAAGGGACTGCTTATCTCGGCCATTGAAGATCCGGATCCAGTGGTGTTCCTGGAGCCCACCAAGCTGTACCGGGCGTTTCGCGAAGAGGTCCCCGAAGGACTGTATCGCGTGCCCATCGGCAAAGCCAAGCGGGTGCGCGAAGGCGAGGACGTGTCCGTGTTCGCGTGGGGCTCGATGCTGCGCACCGCGCTCAAGGTGGCGGAGGCCCTCGAGCGCGAGCGAGGCTTCACGTGCGACGTGATCGACCTGCGCACGCTGTATCCGCTCGATCGCGACGCCATCGTGGAGTCGGTGCAGAAGACCGGGCGCGCGGTGGTGGTGCACGAGGCGCACAAGACGGCGGGGCTCGGGGCCGAGATTGTGTCGCTGATCAACGAGGAGGCGCTGCTCTACCTTCGGGCGCCCGTCAAGCGGATTGCTGGGTTCGATGTGCCGGTGCCGTTCTTCGCATTGGAGGACGAGTACATGCCGACCGAAGCGCGCATTCGCGCGGGGATTGAAGAGACCATCACGTTCTGAGGCGGGAGACGGATATGGAGTTCAAACTGGCGGACATCGGCGAGGGCATTCATGAGGGCGAGATTCTGCGCTGGTTGGTGAAGGAAGGCGATCAGGTGGAGCAGGATACGCCGCTCGTGGAGGTGCAGACGGACAAGGTGGCGGCGGAGCTTCCGTCCCCGGTGGCGGGCGTGATCGAGCGTATCGTGGCGCGCGAGGGCCAGGTGGTGCCCGTGGGCACGGTGCTCGCGGTTATCCGCGAGGCGGGCGCCCATCCGGCGGCTGCGGCAGCTTCGGTGGCGGCGCCTGTTGCGATGGACGCGCAAGCATCCGCGCAGGAGAAGCCCGCCACGCAGGCAAGTGCAGCGCAAGAGGAGCGAGCAACTGCCGCACCTGAGGCCAGTGGAGCCGCGCGGCGAGGAGGCAAGCGGCGCGCGCTCGCCACGCCGCACGTGCGCGCGTTGGCTCGCAAGCTCGGGGTGGACATCGACGAGATCGACGGGACGGGCCCGGTCGGCCGGGTGACGGAGGAAGACGTGCGCCGCTTTGCGGAGGGCGGACGCAGGCCCGCGGTGGAGCCGGCGCGTGGGCACACCGAGCATGCGGTGGAAGCTCAGCCGACAACCGCATCCCGAGTCGCAACGCCCGAGGCGTCCGGTGAGCTCGTGGAGCAGGTGCCGCTGCGCGGGCTGAGGCGGCGCATTGCCGAGCACATGGTGCTGGCCAAGCGCATCATTCCGCACGCGACGCACATCGACGAGGTGGAGATGGATGGCATCGAGGCGCTACGCGAGCGGCTGCGGCCGTACGCCGAGGCGCGCGGCGTGAAACTCACTTTGCTCGCGTTCTTCGTCAAGGCGGTGGCCATCGCGCTCAAGGAGTTCCCGTACGTCAACGCGTCGGTGGACGAGGCGCAGGAGCATGTGCTTCTCAGGCGCTATTATCACATCGGCATCGCGGTCGACACGGAGCATGGGCTCATCGTGCCCGTGGTGAAGCATGCGGACCAGAAGTCCGTCTTCGACATCGCGCGCGAGGTGTCCGATCTCGCCCGGCGGGCGCGGGAAAACCGCCTGTCGCTCGACGAGGTGACAGGCAGTACGTTCACTATCTCGAACGCCGGCGCGCTCGGGGGACTGTACGCGACGCCCATCATCAACTATCCCGAATCGGCGATTCTCGGGATCCACAAGATGGCCCCGCGCCCCGTGGTGCGCAACAACGAGATTGTCATCCGCAACATCGCCCACGTGTCCCTGTCGTTCGATCACCGCATTATCGACGGCGGCATGGCCATTCGCTTCACCAACCGCGTGCGGGAACTGTTGGAGGAGCCGGACCGGCTGTGGGCGGAGCTTCGATAGGGAGGTGCTCGCGTGGCGTACCTTTCCATCCACGATGACGGCCCCGTCCGCGTCATCCACATCGCGCGCGACGAGCGGCTGAACGCGCTCAATCTTGCGCTTGTGGACGAACTGGTTGCGGCTCTCGAGGCTGCGGACACCGAGACGCAGGTGCGCGCCATCGTCGTGACGGGCGGCGACAAGGCGTTTGCGGCGGGCGCGGACATCGCGGAAATGGCGGACAAGACCGCGGTCGACATGAAGCTGCGCGATCAGTTCCGCGCCTGGGATCGGATTCGCGGCGTTCACAAGCCCGTGATTGCGGCCGTGCGAGGCTTTGCGCTGGGCGGCGGTTGCGAGCTCGCCCTGGCGTGCGATCTCGTCATCGCTGGCGAGAGCGCGAAGTTCGGTCAGCCCGAGGTGAAGCTCGGGCTCATGCCGGGCGCGGGCGGCACACAGTGGCTGGCCCGCAGGCTGGGCAAGGCACGGGCCCTTGAGCTTCTGTGGCTGGGCGAGCCCATCACCGCACAGGAGGCCATGGCGCTCGGGCTCGTGAACCGCGTCGTCCCGGACGAGGCGTGCGTGGCTGCGGCGGTGGAACTTGGCAAGCGCTTGGCCGAGATGGCGCCCGTGGCGCTTCGCTGCATCAAGGAAGCGGTGTATCAGGCGATGGACACGGCGCTCGCGGACGGCCTCGAGGCGG
This window harbors:
- the rmuC gene encoding DNA recombination protein RmuC — encoded protein: MHAIDIVLLLVLLGLAAWTIWRVELTQRNQQRLFAQLEAHERALRDLRMEMSQAIQSQSQALMSAQAEASRSLAQTISLQHQNLLHALGEWNEKDWAQLESFSQRFSEWAQLTARQLEATRETVERRLQYLQEENRKELERMRLTVDEKLHQTLERRLGESFQLVSQRLEQVHQGLGEMQSLAAGVGDLKRVLSNVKARGILGEVQLDALLEQLMSPEQYARNVAVKPGSDERVDFAIRLPGREGDDPVWLPIDAKFPLEDYQRLVDAQDAGDQAGFLEAAKALEARIRDEAKSIRQKYIAPPHTTEFALLFLPIEGLFAEVLRRSGLWESLSREYRVIVTGPTTLTALLNSLQMGFRTLAIQKRSSEVWQLLGAIRTEFGKFGELLARTRKKLEEASNAIDRAATRSRQIERKLVAVEAQPELPDASWGEDA
- a CDS encoding YjzC family protein, producing MPEVMAVGERSEFTPGYKAPNNGVYIEVGVHPDSEDLHHPKRVYLHKGERFPETTNDDRKWRRIKTSHKH
- a CDS encoding LrgB family protein, producing the protein MWLGLASTLIAYAACKALYRRFHVVFLNPMITSLVALVLFLHFAHVSYATYDASARWLTSLLGPATVAFAVPLHRHFPVLKAHWPEFLVSLTFGSATGITGSVLLARLLHLNHAVVTSIAPRSVTTPIAMDISQAIGGIPTLTAVFVILTGITGVVVGPWLLRLLRLKSPVARGALFGMGSHGIGTARAFEYGAMEGTCSSLAMIVAAFITLGLAPALVSALG
- a CDS encoding CidA/LrgA family protein codes for the protein MPSFLQPSRLRDVGIALVQIAGLYAVTALCNAVVRWLHLPVPGSILGVALVFALLQSGIVKLRWVEQGADLLIRELLLFFIPSSVGVMAYAPLMRQDGWKVVAVVAVGTVLVMVVTGGVAEAVWRARNRTPRVEQNPSREANAS
- a CDS encoding LysR family transcriptional regulator → MDTELRQLEYFVAVAEELHFGRAAKRLGLTQPPLSQQIQKLEDEIGVTLFDRTNRRVQLTHAGRALLAEARKVLADAQTAVKAARDAAAGRVGRLSVAFVGSATYGWLPEVIRAYQERHPDVELVLREMPTPAQMEALTAGEVDVGVVRLPAQHPDLHIRLVERDDCVAVVPSEHSLVARSSLFLVELAEESFVLVSRAIWPGLYDGFITLARALGFEPRVRLEVTEVQTAVGLVAAGLGVSIVPSAAERVHRRDVRYLHIDGQSPTVELGVAWRRRDTSPLVAAFLAIAESVRSGLS
- a CDS encoding PaaI family thioesterase produces the protein MCVSPYVQDHYADDFAWCYGCGRLNEHGHHFRTRWDGDVTVTEAQPDPMYTAVPGFVYGGYLACLVDCHSTGSGSLALLRAAGGQLGDGTPVPRCVTASLHVEYRKPTPMGATLRAVGRVVEVTDRKAVIETLVFSGDTVCVEARAVVVSVPDAMRLR
- a CDS encoding FMN-binding negative transcriptional regulator: MYIPRSFQLKDARLIETVLREHSFAVLVTSVGEDIMATHVPLVYDPVEAALFGHLARANLQAKHLHEAQCLAVFQGPHAYVSPAWYGLAEQVPTWNYVAVHVYGRARVIEDEETVADLLQRLVFAYDPRSPLPADRDRAYYRNLMRGIVAFRIDIARIEAAAKLSQNKPPEVRARVVEALESQDDADSRAVAAWMRRLSLTHPGDHAGNESKPKGAS
- the hisC gene encoding histidinol-phosphate transaminase, giving the protein MLTIVKQALVLVEPEVSAVGTGSILARGSLAHVGRYAPGKPIEEVQRELGLARVIKLASNENAYGCSPKAVAAVSEEMARAALYPESFSPALAQKLSVRLGVREDQLLFGNGSDEIIGLLTRAFLEVGDEVVMADPTFTRYEQNVAIEGGVSVKVPCRDGVHDLDAMLGAITAKTKLVFVCNPNNPTGTTVGKDALRQFIEQVPDRVMVVVDEAYYEYVTSDDYLQTLPLLDAHPNLVVLRTFSKIYGLAGLRIGYAALHPDVASVLHKVRGPFNTSRLAQVAALASLDDPDFVAMCREQNAKERDRVAQALREMGLRVYPSQTNFLLFEVPGSGAAVADRLLRQGIIVRAGEGLGVPGTVRVSLGTPEENDAFLRAMKHSIE
- the pdhA gene encoding pyruvate dehydrogenase (acetyl-transferring) E1 component subunit alpha → MLAEHDRAERLTEIAKAEGLYEEIHLLKEDGTLAGPVDDIPPEVMVAMYRHMVFSRAFDRKAIALQRQGRIGTYAPFEGQEAAQVASAMALAPEDFVFPSYRDHAATMVLGQSPANVLLYWSGRVEGIRSPEGRHILPPSVPIATHVLHAVGAAWASRYRKESAVSIAYFGDGATSEGDFHEALNFAGVFHLPVIFFCQNNGYAISVPFARQSASRTIAQRAIAYDIVGVRVDGNDAFAVYRAVKEARSRALHGLGPTLIEAVTFRMGAHTTADDPTRYRDQKAVVEAWQKRDPIVRLRLYLESQKLWSEADEAKLQDEVKRRVEAAVEEALAIAPPDMEMMFDHVYAEEPWHLAAEREEYRRTREGVSV
- a CDS encoding alpha-ketoacid dehydrogenase subunit beta gives rise to the protein MSRMLNLVQAINEALDLKLADDARVVLLGEDIGKNGGVFRATDGLLEKYGEERVIDTPLAESAIIGTSIGMAVNGLIPVPEIQFLAFIFPALDQLFSHVARMRYRSQGQFPVPMTIRTPYGAGIHGPELHAESVESFFAHTPGLKVVVPSGPYDAKGLLISAIEDPDPVVFLEPTKLYRAFREEVPEGLYRVPIGKAKRVREGEDVSVFAWGSMLRTALKVAEALERERGFTCDVIDLRTLYPLDRDAIVESVQKTGRAVVVHEAHKTAGLGAEIVSLINEEALLYLRAPVKRIAGFDVPVPFFALEDEYMPTEARIRAGIEETITF
- a CDS encoding dihydrolipoamide acetyltransferase family protein, coding for MEFKLADIGEGIHEGEILRWLVKEGDQVEQDTPLVEVQTDKVAAELPSPVAGVIERIVAREGQVVPVGTVLAVIREAGAHPAAAAASVAAPVAMDAQASAQEKPATQASAAQEERATAAPEASGAARRGGKRRALATPHVRALARKLGVDIDEIDGTGPVGRVTEEDVRRFAEGGRRPAVEPARGHTEHAVEAQPTTASRVATPEASGELVEQVPLRGLRRRIAEHMVLAKRIIPHATHIDEVEMDGIEALRERLRPYAEARGVKLTLLAFFVKAVAIALKEFPYVNASVDEAQEHVLLRRYYHIGIAVDTEHGLIVPVVKHADQKSVFDIAREVSDLARRARENRLSLDEVTGSTFTISNAGALGGLYATPIINYPESAILGIHKMAPRPVVRNNEIVIRNIAHVSLSFDHRIIDGGMAIRFTNRVRELLEEPDRLWAELR
- a CDS encoding enoyl-CoA hydratase-related protein, with product MAYLSIHDDGPVRVIHIARDERLNALNLALVDELVAALEAADTETQVRAIVVTGGDKAFAAGADIAEMADKTAVDMKLRDQFRAWDRIRGVHKPVIAAVRGFALGGGCELALACDLVIAGESAKFGQPEVKLGLMPGAGGTQWLARRLGKARALELLWLGEPITAQEAMALGLVNRVVPDEACVAAAVELGKRLAEMAPVALRCIKEAVYQAMDTALADGLEAERNLFYLLFATEDAHEGMRAFMERRTPTFRGR